Proteins from one Mastacembelus armatus chromosome 16, fMasArm1.2, whole genome shotgun sequence genomic window:
- the LOC113122136 gene encoding proline-rich transmembrane protein 1 — translation MDPKVSAVDPSRSTNVPPPQWTDEKSSMNQAAPPPYHDMSYQGYPQPGPGYPPQPQYAGAGYGQQPYPSGQQYPGQQYPGQPTTVTIQPTVYVTRAPLAEPVNDYLGYSIFTMLCCCLPLGIAALIYSISAREANLSGDRATAERSSKLARTLNHVALGLGIGLTVVVIIFSVVTSISVH, via the exons atggaccCAAAAGTTTCTGCTGTGGACCCTAGCAGATCTACGAACGTTCCTCCACCTCAGTGGACGGATGAGAAGTCCTCCATGAACCAGGCAGCCCCTCCGCCCTACCATGACATGTCTTACCAGGGGTACCCTCAGCCCGGCCCGGGATACCCACCGCAGCCACAG TATGCAGGGGCAGGATATGGACAACAGCCATACCCTAGTGGTCAGCAGTACCCAGGTCAGCAGTACCCAGGTCAGCCAACCACCGTCACCATCCAGCCCACAGTGTACGTAACTCGGGCCCCGCTGGCTGAACCTGTCAACGACTACCTGGGCTACTCCATCTTCAccatgctgtgctgctgcttgcCGCTTGGAATTGCTGCCCTCATCTACTCCATCTCA GCCCGTGAAGCCAACCTCTCTGGGGACCGAGCAACAGCAGAAAGGTCCAGCAAGTTGGCCAGGACACTGAACCATGTGGCCCTGGGACTCGGCATTGGGCTCACCGTCGTCGTCATCATCTTTTCAGTGGTTACGAGTATTTCTGTCCATTAA
- the fxyd3 gene encoding phospholemman, which yields MSKICALVLITLVSLVFAEEQNSEDDPFVFDYHRLRVGGLILAAVLCLIGITILLSGHCRCKFNQDKRRTGRHSQPMLTDQGRACEC from the exons ATGTCCAAGATCTGTGCTTTGGTGTTAATAACAC TCGTGTCCCTGGTGTTTGCAGAGGAACAGAACT CGGAAGATGACCCATTTGTCTTTG ACTACCACAGACTGCGTGTTGGAGGCCTGATTCTAGCTGCCGTCCTCTGTCTCATTGGCATCACCATCCTGCTCA GTGGCCACTGCAGGTGCAAGTTTAACCAGGACAAGAG gagGACAGGACGTCATTCTCAGCCGATGCTGACTGACCAAG GTCGTGCCTGTGAATGCTAG